One window of Treponema denticola genomic DNA carries:
- a CDS encoding TIGR03943 family putative permease subunit codes for MKKIFLSVFIEKIIRSLLLLIGSFIFIYAVVSQKALLYVHIRHIGIIIFSAIVFFIISILTMRDAFYFPYHTHSKRKSPLYLVIFLLPILFALLIPYKALTSDSLAFNGDIFLFQKQKEEAGNNFNFRAGRLLELEDGFVVMDDDTFGRWLPELYLNLDSWVNKKIKIEGSVWKNPEVLSENEFAIGRMLMVCCAADMQPAGLIAQWFKANELKEDDWVRVTGTISKTEYEGSFEPLIIVDSIEFIPRPALEYVYPF; via the coding sequence ATGAAAAAAATATTTTTAAGTGTTTTTATTGAAAAAATTATACGTTCCTTATTGTTATTGATAGGGTCTTTTATTTTTATCTATGCAGTGGTCTCACAAAAAGCCCTGCTATATGTTCATATACGTCACATAGGTATAATTATTTTTTCGGCTATTGTATTTTTTATAATAAGTATTCTTACAATGAGAGATGCTTTTTATTTTCCATATCACACTCATTCAAAAAGAAAAAGTCCCCTGTACCTAGTAATTTTTTTACTGCCCATTTTGTTTGCGCTCCTTATTCCATACAAAGCGTTAACTTCAGACTCTCTTGCATTTAACGGCGATATTTTTTTATTTCAAAAGCAAAAAGAAGAAGCCGGTAACAATTTCAATTTTAGAGCGGGCAGGCTTTTGGAATTGGAAGACGGTTTTGTAGTTATGGATGATGATACCTTTGGGCGCTGGCTGCCTGAACTTTATCTTAATTTAGACTCATGGGTAAATAAGAAGATAAAAATCGAAGGCAGTGTTTGGAAAAATCCTGAAGTTTTAAGTGAAAACGAATTTGCCATAGGAAGAATGTTGATGGTTTGCTGTGCAGCCGATATGCAGCCGGCAGGTCTCATAGCTCAATGGTTTAAGGCCAATGAGCTGAAAGAAGATGATTGGGTCCGTGTTACAGGAACAATTTCAAAAACAGAATATGAAGGCAGTTTTGAACCTCTAATCATAGTTGATAGTATAGAATTTATTCCGCGCCCTGCCTTAGAATATGTCTATCCTTTTTAA
- a CDS encoding permease, with amino-acid sequence MLSFITTTNTIFLSILLQAIPFMLLGIVISSILHVFISGNFIVKVFPSRHGLGFLTAVFGGLVFPVCECASVPVLSGLIKKGVIIPIAVTFMLAAPILNPISIMATLYAFPEYPMIAVYRIILGIVTAASIGILLLFYPKNEYLKKDIENDNHCSCGCNCEDSCSASHSFGQRSFIENLKEMFLHSGAEFFNVGPYFILGALFTSLIRAGVPSNFFIKFNESNSLGGILIMMLFAFIFSACSTSDAFIARSFYGPFSLFSIMGFLVYGPMMDIKNISMLLSIFKKRFVIELTIIITIMNIIFISTMSFLIKI; translated from the coding sequence ATGTTGAGTTTTATAACTACAACCAACACGATTTTTTTAAGCATACTCCTTCAAGCCATTCCTTTTATGCTGTTAGGGATAGTTATATCTTCAATCCTGCATGTTTTTATTTCGGGTAATTTTATCGTTAAAGTTTTTCCGAGCAGACACGGTCTTGGATTTTTAACGGCCGTATTCGGCGGACTTGTTTTTCCGGTATGTGAATGTGCCTCGGTGCCTGTTCTTTCAGGACTTATAAAAAAAGGGGTTATCATACCTATTGCGGTAACCTTTATGCTTGCAGCTCCTATTTTAAATCCCATTTCAATAATGGCCACCTTATATGCTTTTCCTGAATATCCGATGATTGCGGTATATAGGATAATCTTAGGTATAGTAACAGCCGCCTCAATCGGGATATTGCTTTTGTTCTATCCTAAAAATGAATATTTGAAGAAAGACATAGAAAACGATAACCATTGTTCTTGCGGCTGCAATTGCGAAGACTCTTGCAGCGCATCTCATAGTTTCGGCCAAAGATCCTTTATTGAAAATCTAAAAGAAATGTTCTTGCACAGCGGAGCGGAATTTTTTAATGTCGGTCCTTATTTTATATTGGGAGCATTATTTACTTCCCTAATAAGAGCCGGAGTGCCGAGTAATTTTTTTATAAAATTTAATGAATCCAATTCTTTGGGCGGAATCTTAATTATGATGCTTTTTGCCTTTATTTTTTCTGCATGTTCAACATCGGATGCCTTTATTGCCCGAAGCTTTTATGGACCTTTTTCACTCTTTTCAATTATGGGCTTCCTCGTATACGGCCCCATGATGGATATAAAAAACATCTCCATGCTTTTATCTATTTTTAAAAAACGGTTTGTAATAGAATTGACTATAATCATCACTATTATGAATATCATTTTTATAAGTACAATGAGTTTTCTAATCAAGATATGA
- the gatC gene encoding Asp-tRNA(Asn)/Glu-tRNA(Gln) amidotransferase subunit GatC: MEKNSNKISKEVFSTLLYLSRLSLGEQEEARLSGQVNNLVGYFEILDKFADSSLDSSMYAKHSETDLRSSEIKEGLAQSDLKKMTSEYMDNYFRVPKVLGSGA, from the coding sequence ATGGAAAAAAATAGCAATAAAATATCAAAAGAAGTTTTTTCGACACTTTTGTATCTTTCCCGCCTTTCTTTAGGTGAACAGGAAGAAGCCCGCTTATCGGGACAGGTAAATAACTTGGTCGGTTATTTTGAAATCTTGGATAAATTTGCGGACAGCAGTTTGGATTCTTCGATGTATGCAAAACACAGTGAAACAGACTTACGCTCCTCTGAAATAAAAGAAGGCCTTGCTCAAAGCGACCTTAAAAAAATGACTTCGGAATATATGGATAATTATTTTAGGGTTCCGAAGGTTTTGGGCTCAGGGGCTTAA
- a CDS encoding endonuclease/exonuclease/phosphatase family protein, protein MRARKLFLFLPLTVLAILLLLIASFFLFVTIAEYRPKAVEKADINVNAKRPILQTDEALKILNWNIGYCGLDAQNDFFYDSGKNVTARSKEAVLNNLERVKALLKKEDCSFNLLQEIDVKSRRSFYVNQKKALSDFFADYDSVFAANYDAVIVPAPVLNPLGRVKSGVFTLSKYGIQKAERLQLPGAFSWPLKTVNLKRCLLVSEIKTDVPDKNLYIINLHLSAYDAAGVLRKQEMEFLQNLALKLYNDGHWVIAGGDWNSLFPGIEKNRFMPYTTPEEFLEWIEYLPADFIGKEWKWGFDSSVPTVRLLEKPYIKGENYTTIIDGFICSPNVEIVGIKTTDLNFEVSDHHPVIAEFKLLK, encoded by the coding sequence ATGAGAGCACGAAAATTGTTTCTTTTTCTTCCTTTGACGGTCTTAGCGATTTTACTTCTTTTAATAGCCTCTTTTTTCCTTTTTGTTACCATAGCAGAATATCGCCCTAAGGCTGTTGAAAAAGCTGATATAAATGTAAATGCAAAAAGACCGATTTTACAGACTGATGAGGCTTTAAAGATCTTAAACTGGAACATAGGTTATTGCGGACTTGATGCTCAAAACGACTTTTTTTATGACAGCGGAAAAAATGTGACAGCCCGAAGCAAGGAAGCTGTATTAAATAATCTCGAAAGAGTAAAAGCTTTACTTAAAAAAGAAGATTGCAGTTTTAACCTTTTACAAGAAATCGATGTAAAATCAAGACGCAGCTTTTATGTAAACCAAAAAAAAGCCTTATCCGATTTTTTTGCCGATTATGATTCCGTTTTTGCAGCAAACTATGATGCTGTCATTGTTCCTGCCCCAGTTTTAAACCCCTTGGGAAGAGTAAAAAGCGGCGTTTTTACTTTAAGTAAGTATGGAATACAAAAAGCGGAGAGGCTTCAGCTTCCCGGAGCCTTTTCATGGCCATTAAAAACCGTCAATTTAAAGCGCTGTCTTCTGGTTTCTGAAATTAAAACCGATGTTCCGGATAAAAATCTTTATATAATCAACCTGCATCTTTCGGCCTATGATGCTGCCGGCGTATTAAGAAAACAGGAGATGGAATTTTTACAAAACCTTGCTTTAAAATTATATAATGATGGACACTGGGTAATTGCCGGAGGAGATTGGAATTCTCTTTTTCCGGGTATAGAAAAAAATCGCTTTATGCCTTATACTACACCTGAGGAATTTCTTGAATGGATAGAATATTTACCTGCAGATTTTATAGGCAAGGAATGGAAATGGGGCTTTGATAGTTCAGTGCCGACGGTTCGTCTTTTGGAAAAGCCCTACATTAAAGGAGAAAATTACACTACGATAATAGATGGGTTTATATGTTCTCCCAATGTTGAAATTGTCGGAATAAAAACTACAGATTTAAATTTTGAGGTTTCGGATCATCATCCTGTAATTGCAGAATTTAAACTTTTAAAATGA
- a CDS encoding DUF58 domain-containing protein: MKVFKFTVSGTIYIIFSILLLTGAAIRGELFAIVCGVCLCLYVVLSLILVSVSVLLWKKTDLLLELKNENISILPSRVRKGKKLFPIVLPGVLVFYGFEFLSDLKNKKSRSLKFNIKLKRTAANFPLPKEERGRFFLEKEYIEISDLAGFFSFRLLKNEKSIPQLFIYPILTEIKSFELPEILNETSAHTINLRRTDELYDSRPYFPGDDIRKINWKLYAHTQELSIKQGDFVPPPKIFFTIYVESPIVEKDIAFYKKKFDEFINLSTSIAFYLHQKGISFNIRFYDNEKNSYETGSVYSDDRNAEELIKRFFSIPQISILKKSNKLEPKLKKNFFIDEENKKTCLLYFFMPIQSSKKIEDKLFGIFSDYKNECVFYTGLESIITGPKNILNSFLFYTSSQKKYNRLSKEMNEKIEILKHELKNGGFYAYSI, translated from the coding sequence ATGAAGGTTTTTAAGTTTACGGTTTCCGGAACTATTTATATTATATTTTCAATTCTCTTGTTGACGGGAGCCGCTATTCGAGGCGAATTGTTTGCAATTGTTTGCGGCGTTTGCTTATGCCTTTATGTTGTGCTTTCCTTAATTCTTGTTAGTGTTTCCGTATTGTTATGGAAAAAAACGGATTTATTACTAGAATTAAAAAATGAAAATATTTCCATTCTACCCTCAAGAGTCCGAAAGGGGAAAAAACTTTTTCCAATTGTTTTGCCCGGAGTTCTTGTATTTTACGGTTTTGAGTTTTTGTCGGATTTAAAAAATAAAAAAAGCAGAAGTCTAAAATTTAATATTAAACTTAAAAGAACCGCTGCAAATTTTCCTCTGCCAAAGGAAGAACGAGGCAGATTTTTTTTGGAAAAAGAGTATATCGAGATTTCCGATCTTGCAGGATTTTTTTCATTTCGATTGTTAAAAAATGAGAAATCCATACCTCAACTTTTTATTTATCCGATATTGACCGAAATAAAAAGTTTTGAGCTTCCCGAAATTTTAAATGAAACATCAGCTCATACTATAAACTTGAGGCGTACTGATGAGCTTTATGATTCCCGTCCTTATTTTCCGGGTGATGATATAAGAAAAATTAATTGGAAGCTGTATGCTCACACTCAAGAACTTAGTATAAAGCAAGGAGATTTTGTTCCTCCTCCGAAGATTTTTTTTACAATATATGTTGAAAGTCCGATTGTAGAGAAAGATATTGCATTTTACAAAAAGAAATTCGATGAGTTTATTAATTTGAGTACGTCGATAGCTTTTTACTTACATCAAAAAGGAATAAGTTTTAATATCCGCTTTTATGATAACGAAAAAAACTCTTATGAAACCGGAAGTGTTTATTCGGATGATAGAAATGCGGAAGAATTGATAAAAAGATTTTTTTCTATTCCGCAAATTAGTATTCTAAAAAAATCGAATAAACTTGAGCCTAAATTAAAAAAGAATTTTTTTATTGATGAGGAAAACAAAAAAACTTGCTTGCTCTATTTTTTTATGCCTATACAATCGAGTAAGAAAATTGAAGATAAACTTTTTGGAATCTTTTCAGATTATAAAAATGAATGTGTTTTTTATACCGGATTGGAAAGTATAATTACCGGACCTAAAAATATTTTAAATTCTTTTTTATTTTATACTTCGTCTCAAAAAAAATATAACCGCTTGTCAAAAGAAATGAACGAAAAAATTGAAATTCTAAAACACGAATTGAAGAATGGAGGTTTTTATGCTTACTCGATATAA
- a CDS encoding AAA family ATPase — protein sequence MNTKDIVDELIRNIGLVVKGKDDVIRLFVAAFLTGGNVLIDDVPGVGKTTMVKALAKLIKKDYGETAEFKRIQCTPDLLPYDITGVDVFNAQTQSFEFIKGPVFCDIFLADELNRTPPKVQAALLEVMEEKQVTVGRQTYKLPDTFFTAATQNPVETLGTYPLPPAQLDRFMLSISIGYPDDASALEILNGNPGVLALSKLYPIITIGDIITSREEQERVYCHKALQKAIIDICNKTREHSDIELGASPRASLQFLHLAKTIALSNGRNWVEDTDIEIIAPYVLAHRCIFKNRKANAKESVAEITKSVLIKMDKETDWSKEV from the coding sequence ATGAATACAAAAGATATAGTAGATGAACTTATAAGAAATATCGGTTTAGTGGTAAAAGGAAAAGATGATGTTATTCGTCTTTTTGTTGCGGCGTTTTTGACCGGAGGCAATGTCCTTATAGATGATGTTCCCGGAGTCGGAAAAACAACAATGGTAAAAGCCTTAGCTAAATTAATAAAAAAAGACTATGGAGAGACTGCCGAGTTTAAAAGGATTCAATGTACTCCGGACTTACTTCCATATGATATTACCGGTGTTGATGTTTTTAATGCTCAAACTCAAAGTTTTGAATTTATAAAGGGTCCCGTTTTTTGTGACATTTTTTTAGCCGACGAATTAAATAGAACTCCCCCCAAGGTTCAAGCTGCTCTTCTTGAGGTTATGGAAGAAAAACAGGTCACTGTTGGAAGACAAACTTACAAACTGCCGGATACTTTTTTTACGGCTGCCACTCAAAACCCTGTGGAAACATTAGGAACCTATCCATTGCCTCCTGCTCAACTTGACCGCTTTATGCTTTCTATTTCTATAGGTTATCCCGATGATGCGTCTGCTCTTGAAATACTTAACGGTAATCCCGGCGTGCTGGCTCTTTCAAAACTTTATCCCATTATAACTATAGGTGATATAATTACATCTCGTGAAGAGCAAGAAAGAGTTTACTGCCACAAGGCCTTACAAAAAGCTATAATAGATATTTGTAATAAAACAAGGGAACATTCCGACATTGAGTTAGGCGCTTCTCCTAGAGCTTCTTTACAATTTTTACATCTTGCAAAAACTATTGCTCTTTCTAATGGACGAAACTGGGTTGAAGATACGGATATTGAAATAATCGCTCCTTATGTTCTTGCCCATAGATGTATTTTTAAAAATAGAAAGGCTAATGCAAAAGAATCTGTTGCAGAAATTACAAAATCCGTTTTAATCAAAATGGATAAAGAAACGGACTGGTCTAAAGAGGTTTAA
- a CDS encoding transglutaminase domain-containing protein — translation MLTRYKLNFLLRILSLLMLSIIPSLYLFEILPHFILPVWAVIIIFLCYRFQKKQIKLSASIILICLSLIIFLFLLLFLFKIISVELFDILYLRLGIIIPFLILQTVFISTSTIYFYKNEKYRRYEPIVFFNIFALLFWTQGNFSMSVFEHPIYAVLFSLSFSTIEIIRLFLSFNFEKKVFIFFLLFLSFFAFIMTFVLKNYNEASSINHGGLLQPTLFRFDFSDYLKLQSEIKMSDDLILVAHFDNDFSHNMLRRMYLSGWDSAKGFYEKKAPSEKAQITSLPKGQKDILHRAFSMREKVAQEYFFVNLSPSSFIAMDYPTQVIPYEIWDSSKFNGGYKVFSDAIFDFASDLYGETFPSGDEDEGMSKEDLDFYTKIDDESFKLVHQAAEKITENIPDYLDKILALQFYFTDGDYHYSLKPGKAPDGNQLKYFLTETKKGYCTYFAFSYALMLRSIGIPSRVAVGFFVQPESEVMNYYPVRANMAHAWVEVFFPYIGWVSFDPTTSQLAEGENINFGMNAGGEEFNSLLSEILEKRSEIKITEITEREDDVSNISTYIKQFFKDNISFLRFIIILFLIIILVIYKARPHLVLKFSKNNRRVVITAGKLFKKRKRSTEEKIEMNTLIQKAKFAPECTIDDAKAAKNLLKNKTKKIIVLLAFCLISCFVFAENAESIVVEAEKAVEAENWEMALTLLQDGIKKYPQNDSLFLKLGEIYHNKELYKPAYKILKKGLEINPENSSILFYISGCASSLNKYEDALMYIKNYLRLIPYDRFAASNYGWLCFKCHRPEEGIRFLLDNIKRYGEDLSVYNSLGTLYNEMFDYEKSKEFYTRAIKGAEQVNRTYSGSIYYYNKAILESQFYQFDNAIEDAKASLDMRERSSGYMMVGELEERRNNFSQALSVYLSAYADDDTPLSALSIINLYLKTGHIEKAEQYILNQLQNTSEAWISNYGLSVNEFKTNLYKIKKSLYIRKYNFEKTRLKSGFLDWIKNFSNKINYKLKYTYYDAVFRLYSLKVAKEYKKNSTGDLSSNTNNLYTNTYYYNAFKGKGKKALKYLKKAESIETMFIPQSAGAYLADRAILEGDLKLLNEGISKMDLEWEKHSLADLYAQGSKIAKKYSSQLYYIYLESLFDLNPAVFLEYDIKLPVKITVEIDKTENIKISAKKMKKLILSSRFIEDADSKFSLQLTYSNKSLAFKLSDKNGYTLYSKSFPIQKLDKNGFKNSVNIFVKDIFTFNL, via the coding sequence ATGCTTACTCGATATAAGCTTAATTTTCTTTTACGTATACTCTCATTGTTAATGCTGAGTATTATTCCTTCATTATATTTGTTTGAAATTTTGCCTCATTTTATTCTTCCTGTCTGGGCTGTAATTATAATTTTTTTGTGTTATCGGTTCCAAAAAAAACAGATAAAACTATCGGCATCTATTATTTTGATATGTTTAAGTTTGATTATTTTTTTGTTTTTGCTTTTATTTTTGTTTAAAATTATTTCAGTAGAACTTTTCGATATTTTATATTTACGTTTGGGAATTATCATTCCATTTTTGATATTACAAACTGTTTTTATTTCTACTTCTACTATTTATTTTTACAAAAACGAAAAATACCGCCGTTATGAACCTATAGTTTTTTTTAATATTTTTGCTCTTCTGTTTTGGACTCAAGGAAATTTTTCGATGTCCGTTTTTGAACACCCCATATATGCGGTTTTATTTTCTCTTAGCTTTTCTACAATAGAAATAATCCGTCTTTTTTTATCTTTTAATTTTGAAAAAAAAGTCTTTATATTTTTTCTGCTTTTTTTATCGTTTTTTGCTTTTATAATGACCTTTGTACTAAAAAACTATAATGAAGCCTCATCGATTAATCATGGAGGTTTATTGCAGCCTACTCTTTTTAGATTTGATTTTTCCGATTATTTAAAATTGCAAAGTGAAATTAAAATGAGTGATGATCTTATTTTGGTTGCTCATTTTGATAATGATTTTTCTCACAATATGTTGAGGAGGATGTATCTTTCAGGCTGGGATTCTGCAAAAGGCTTCTATGAAAAAAAAGCTCCATCCGAAAAGGCACAAATTACTTCTCTGCCTAAGGGCCAAAAAGATATTTTGCATAGAGCCTTTTCTATGCGTGAAAAAGTTGCACAAGAATATTTTTTTGTAAATCTATCACCGTCTTCCTTTATAGCTATGGATTATCCAACGCAGGTAATTCCTTATGAGATTTGGGATAGTTCAAAATTTAACGGAGGATATAAGGTTTTCAGCGATGCAATATTTGATTTTGCATCGGATCTTTACGGCGAGACGTTTCCATCAGGAGATGAAGATGAGGGAATGTCAAAAGAAGATTTGGATTTTTATACAAAAATTGATGATGAAAGTTTTAAACTTGTGCATCAAGCGGCAGAAAAGATAACCGAAAATATTCCGGATTATTTGGATAAAATTTTAGCTCTTCAATTTTATTTTACGGATGGAGATTACCATTATTCGTTAAAACCGGGCAAAGCTCCTGACGGTAACCAGTTAAAGTATTTTCTAACCGAAACAAAAAAAGGTTATTGCACTTATTTTGCATTTTCTTATGCTCTTATGCTTAGAAGCATAGGCATTCCATCCCGAGTAGCGGTAGGATTTTTTGTTCAGCCCGAATCTGAAGTTATGAATTATTATCCGGTACGGGCAAACATGGCTCATGCATGGGTTGAAGTTTTTTTTCCGTACATAGGCTGGGTTAGTTTCGATCCTACGACTTCTCAGCTTGCAGAAGGAGAAAATATTAACTTTGGTATGAATGCTGGAGGAGAGGAATTTAATTCTCTTTTAAGTGAGATTCTTGAAAAACGCAGCGAAATAAAAATTACGGAAATTACCGAAAGGGAAGATGACGTTTCAAACATAAGTACTTATATAAAACAATTTTTTAAAGATAACATATCTTTTTTGAGATTTATTATAATTCTTTTTTTAATTATAATACTTGTAATTTACAAGGCTCGGCCTCATCTTGTATTAAAATTTTCTAAGAATAATAGAAGAGTTGTGATTACAGCCGGTAAGTTATTTAAAAAAAGAAAACGGAGCACTGAAGAGAAAATAGAAATGAATACTCTAATTCAAAAAGCGAAATTTGCACCGGAATGTACAATCGATGATGCAAAGGCTGCCAAAAATCTTTTAAAAAATAAAACAAAAAAAATAATTGTTTTACTGGCTTTTTGTCTAATCTCGTGTTTTGTATTTGCAGAGAATGCGGAAAGTATTGTTGTTGAGGCCGAAAAGGCCGTGGAAGCTGAAAATTGGGAGATGGCTCTAACTCTTTTACAGGATGGAATAAAGAAATATCCTCAAAATGACAGTTTATTTTTAAAATTAGGAGAAATTTATCATAATAAAGAGTTATATAAACCTGCATATAAAATATTAAAGAAAGGGTTGGAAATTAATCCTGAAAACAGTAGTATCTTATTTTATATTTCCGGTTGTGCATCTTCATTAAATAAATATGAAGATGCCTTGATGTATATTAAAAATTATTTACGTCTTATCCCTTATGACCGCTTTGCTGCTTCCAACTACGGCTGGCTATGTTTTAAATGTCATAGGCCTGAGGAAGGAATACGTTTTTTGTTGGATAATATAAAGCGCTATGGCGAGGACTTATCGGTTTATAATTCTTTGGGCACCTTATACAATGAAATGTTTGATTACGAAAAATCCAAAGAGTTTTATACAAGGGCAATAAAGGGAGCTGAACAAGTTAATAGAACATATTCGGGCTCCATTTATTATTATAATAAGGCTATTTTAGAAAGTCAATTTTACCAATTTGATAATGCAATAGAGGATGCAAAGGCCTCTTTAGACATGAGAGAGCGTAGTTCAGGTTATATGATGGTGGGTGAACTTGAAGAAAGGAGAAATAATTTTTCACAGGCTTTATCTGTATATCTTTCAGCTTACGCTGATGATGACACTCCCCTTTCGGCCTTAAGTATTATAAATCTATATTTGAAAACGGGTCATATTGAAAAGGCCGAACAATATATTTTAAACCAACTTCAAAACACCAGTGAAGCCTGGATTTCAAATTATGGCCTGAGTGTAAACGAATTTAAAACTAATCTGTATAAAATTAAAAAATCCTTATACATACGAAAATATAATTTTGAAAAAACCAGATTAAAATCAGGCTTCTTAGATTGGATAAAAAATTTCAGCAATAAGATAAATTATAAACTAAAATATACATATTATGATGCTGTTTTTAGATTATACTCTTTAAAAGTTGCAAAAGAATATAAGAAAAACAGTACAGGAGATTTAAGCAGCAATACAAATAACCTTTATACAAACACTTACTATTATAATGCCTTTAAAGGGAAAGGAAAAAAAGCTTTAAAATATCTTAAAAAAGCCGAATCTATAGAAACTATGTTTATTCCGCAAAGTGCCGGCGCCTATCTTGCAGACCGGGCAATTCTGGAGGGCGATTTAAAACTACTCAATGAAGGTATTTCAAAAATGGATTTGGAATGGGAAAAACATAGTCTTGCAGACTTGTATGCCCAGGGAAGTAAAATTGCAAAAAAATATTCTTCACAGCTCTATTATATTTATTTAGAATCCCTTTTTGATTTAAATCCTGCCGTTTTTTTGGAATATGATATAAAATTACCTGTAAAAATAACTGTGGAGATAGATAAAACTGAAAATATAAAAATCAGTGCAAAAAAAATGAAAAAATTGATACTCTCATCCCGTTTTATAGAAGATGCCGATTCAAAATTCTCTCTTCAGTTGACATATTCCAATAAAAGTCTTGCTTTTAAATTATCCGATAAAAACGGATATACTCTTTACAGCAAAAGTTTTCCAATTCAAAAGTTAGATAAAAACGGATTTAAAAATTCCGTTAATATTTTTGTAAAGGATATTTTTACTTTCAATTTATAG
- the gatA gene encoding Asp-tRNA(Asn)/Glu-tRNA(Gln) amidotransferase subunit GatA, translated as MITDLTFTQLRDKLKNKEFSSLQILKAFKDEYEKDLKHPLPLNGFIEFFEDAEEHAKKADELIAQGVSFDEKPLLGLPIAVKDNISMAGKLCTCCSRSLQGYYAPYNATVIDRLLEAGAVLMGRINMDELAMGSSTEFSCYGPSRNPVDRARTPGGSSGGSAAVVAGNQAPFSLGTETGGSVRLPASYCGIYGLKPTYGLFSRYGVVAFSSSLDQVGLFGKEAADIALGLAVMAGKDEKDETSEEADFSSLLKLSAYSKEEIASLKIAIPKEFLNTQGLDPEVKQVFDELCAWLTKNGAKLEEVSIPVLEASIPTYYTLAISEAASNLSRIDGIRFGLRKDTGKGNDELYIQTRSEGFGPEVKRRIITGNYVLSKEFSGDCYEKSLNVRAKIAQGVNEVLQKYDFIICPTAPAPAFKLNEKVDDPIAMYLSDLFTTFVNLARIPSLSVPAGKTKAGLPVGIQFCGKKFSEDRILKLAKAWEEQNA; from the coding sequence ATGATAACTGATTTGACATTTACACAGCTGCGTGACAAATTAAAAAATAAAGAATTTTCTTCCCTTCAAATTCTTAAAGCATTTAAAGATGAGTATGAAAAAGATTTAAAGCATCCTCTCCCATTAAACGGATTTATAGAATTTTTTGAAGATGCAGAAGAACATGCAAAAAAGGCGGATGAGCTTATAGCTCAAGGCGTTTCCTTTGATGAAAAGCCTCTTTTGGGCCTGCCCATTGCAGTAAAAGACAATATCTCAATGGCAGGAAAGCTTTGCACATGCTGCAGCCGCTCATTACAAGGCTACTATGCTCCATACAATGCAACGGTAATAGACCGCTTATTGGAAGCGGGAGCCGTTTTAATGGGAAGAATAAATATGGACGAACTCGCTATGGGTTCTTCAACCGAATTTTCATGCTACGGCCCGTCAAGGAATCCCGTTGACAGGGCTAGAACTCCGGGCGGCAGCTCAGGAGGTTCGGCAGCCGTAGTTGCAGGAAATCAAGCTCCCTTTTCTTTAGGAACTGAAACGGGAGGCTCGGTTCGTCTTCCGGCTTCTTATTGCGGAATTTACGGTCTTAAACCGACTTATGGACTTTTTAGCAGGTACGGGGTAGTCGCCTTCAGCTCTTCCCTTGACCAAGTCGGCCTTTTCGGAAAAGAAGCCGCCGATATAGCCCTCGGTCTCGCCGTTATGGCAGGAAAGGACGAAAAGGATGAAACTTCGGAAGAAGCCGATTTTTCTTCATTATTAAAACTATCTGCCTACTCAAAAGAAGAAATAGCCTCATTAAAGATTGCAATCCCCAAAGAATTCTTAAATACCCAAGGCTTAGATCCGGAAGTAAAACAGGTCTTTGACGAACTCTGTGCTTGGCTTACCAAAAACGGAGCAAAACTTGAAGAAGTTTCCATACCTGTTTTGGAGGCATCCATTCCGACATATTATACACTTGCAATCTCGGAAGCAGCAAGCAATCTTTCCCGCATAGACGGAATAAGATTCGGGCTCCGCAAAGATACCGGCAAGGGAAATGACGAGCTTTATATCCAAACAAGAAGCGAAGGCTTCGGCCCCGAAGTTAAAAGACGGATTATAACCGGCAACTATGTTCTTTCAAAAGAATTTTCAGGAGACTGTTACGAAAAAAGCTTGAACGTAAGGGCAAAAATAGCTCAGGGAGTAAATGAGGTTTTACAAAAATACGACTTTATAATCTGCCCTACGGCTCCGGCCCCGGCCTTTAAGCTTAACGAAAAAGTAGACGATCCTATCGCTATGTACCTTTCGGACCTTTTTACAACCTTTGTAAACCTTGCCCGTATTCCGTCCCTTTCGGTTCCGGCAGGAAAAACAAAGGCAGGTCTTCCGGTAGGCATTCAGTTTTGCGGAAAGAAATTTTCTGAAGACCGTATCTTAAAACTTGCAAAGGCCTGGGAGGAACAAAATGCTTAA